CTAATGGAAAACCCTGGTGTGGGGATTTACAACCTTGGCACCGGTCGGGGCTATTCCGTCATTGAAATGATTAAAGGATTTGAAAAGGCCTGCGGACATAATATCCCATATAAAATAGCGCCTCGCCGGCCGGGTGACATTGCCGCATGCTGGGCAGACCCGTCTAAAGCCGAGCGGGAACTTGGCTGGAAAGCCACCCTGGACATGGATGATATGTGCAAAGATACTTGGCGCTGGCAGCAGAAAAACCCCAAAGGCTATGATTCATAAGGAGGTTGTATGGCTTCATTTATTGCCAAATTTGAAAGCATTATCAAGACTGGGAGAATGCATTCAGAGACCCTGCTGCATATCTTAAACCTTGATGAAGATCAACAACAGGCGGTGGTTGAACAACTTGCCTTGGCCCAGGATAATGTTGCCTATGATATTTTATCATTTCTTATGAACACCATGGGCCCCACCCACCCTCTTCGCTCGCGTCTGTATCAACTCACCATGGACAGAGCACATATGAATTTTAAATTTGCAATGATCCTGATTAACCACACCAATCCTTCCCAACCTGGTCCCATCACTCATTTAATCAGGCATATCCTGAGCAAAGAAACCAACAAAGACCTGCTCAAGGACATTTTCCGGGCCGCAGGCCGCCTTGGCATGGAATTTCTTGTTGATGATCTGGCCGAGTTTGTTTTTTACGATGATCTTGAACTACGTAAAGAAGCGATTGTTGCCATGGAACGTATCGGCACCAGTAAAGCCATACAGCGTTTGGAACAAATTGAACAGACGGACAAATGTGGTCCGGATATTCTGGAAACCCTGGCTTTTCTAAAAAGTAAACGAAAAGTAACTCCGGCACTCCAGTCCCCGAAAAAGGCAAAACCGTTTCCCCCAAAAAAACCTTATAGGCAAACCCAACAGGCTAAGTCGGAACCACTGTGTCAGGAGCCTGAAGATTCCAATTTACGGCTGCTGGTCTCCCCCAAAATTGAAGACCGCTTCAATGCATTTGAATACTTTGGAGACAAAGGGCCTGAAGTTGCAGATGCCCTGCATGACAACCTTGAAAACCAAACACCAGATCTGATCGTAAACCTGTTAAGGCTTGTTACAAGGACTATTCCCCAAGAATCTTTGGGCGATCTTTTAACCCTTACCGAAAGAAAAGACCTTGATAATGCGATTCGTTTTTCTTTGTATACGGCCCTGTCACATTACCCTGAACTTGAATCAACAGCGCCTATTGTAAAGGCGGTTACAGATCCGGCGATCTTTGTAAGCATGGCAGCCATCAGGGCCTTGGACACCCATTGTTCGGATTATGTGGTTGCCGAAATCAGAAAAAAAATTGAATCCGGCACCAAAGTTGGCGAAATGCTGGCCACGACCATTTTAGATACCTGCGTGCCCCAGCTCATTGAGGCATTGATGCCCTCGGATACGTTTTCATATATCAGTTCAAATTACCTGGAATCGTCTGCACCGGCCAAGGTAATTGACACATGGGTCACCATTCTTGAAAAACGGAAACGAACCTCAACCGCTAAAAAATTTGCCCGGATAAGGGATAAACGAAACCAAACCGACCGCCCGGCATTTGTCGTTATTCATCAATCACCTACCTATCTGGATGTTTTTTCCAGGCTCATTCATGGATGCGGATTCTGTGCCCAAACGTTTTTGGGCCCCCAGGAGGCTTTCGAATTCATTGTAAGCGAAAAACCGGCTGGCATCATAACAGATTTTTTTATCAGGCAGATGCGGGTCAACGATCTTGCACGGGAAATAAGAGAATTTTATTCTAAAGAGGAAGTTCCACTCATCGTAAGTTCTCTTCAAAGGCATTTGGATAAAAAAAATTTAGCGTCAATGTTCCAAAGATGCGGCATTAACGGATTCTGGGAATTTCCACCAAAAACCAGCCAGATCAAATCCCTGGCCGGGGGGAAATAGTCAGGTTCAGGTGCTACAATAGCCCGGCCTCATTCTCATCCTGGCGCCACTCCTCCAGGTATTCATGAATAAATGCGGTTTTTGCGTTCCCCCGAGGTGTCAGCCATACATAACCCATACAATCCAGCTGCCGTTCCAGTAGACTGAAAAAAGCCTGTTCAATACCGGATTTATCCTCGACAAGCCCCATACTCAGGCACTCATCCACCACAGCCCGGGTAAGCTGACCTTCAGGCAGAAACCCGTCGCAAACCATGGCATTCCAGGATTCGGGGAAATGGAGAATCTTCCAGGCGCAAATATCATCGGGACGCAGGATACTTTTATTATTTGGATTGAACGGTGCCTGAACAAAGGACATCTTCATACGGGAGAACTGCATTAGCTCCTTAATAACGGATTGTTGATCCTGTCCGAATATCCACTCTTCAGGCTCCAGTAATACAGGCGGATATTCCTTGCTGGTCAGTGCGTACCTAAAAGGTCCTTGTTTTTTCCAGAAGGCTTTAAAATTCTTTACATTGGGCAGGATTTTTCTTACACATGCCGTCGTCATTGCTGATTATCCATCTCATATTAAAAGTTACAATTTAACATTTCCCATTTTAGACGCCCTGCATCATTAACAACCTTAATAACGGTAAATGTCCGGCGAATCAAGACAAGGATGATATCCGGTTTAAAAATCTACACAATCGCTTGGCGACGATATGCAACGGCCTTACACGGCAACCAAGTAGTTTCAACGTTATTCATTTTTCCAAACCGATATCCCCTGAATAACAGCCAAAATACCTTGCGATTTTCGGCTTATGAAGGTAATCTTAACCAATCGTTTCCAGATTTGAATCCCTACATAACCCTATCAACAAATGGACGGAAAAAATATGGGCACTAAAAAAGAGACCGAAATATTCAAAAAAGGAATCTGGATAAAAGAGCTGCAGGGTATTTTGACCGTGGGCTCTCTGGATAAAAAAAACAAGGATATTATGATCATACCGGATGAATTAAGTGCCAAGCTCCAAAACTTTGAATCAGATATGATTGACGCGCTTTATGGTGAAAGCCGGAAACCGTTCCAGGCCGATATACTCGATATTGAACATCTATTCAAGCAGCTTGAAAAACGGTTTAAGGATGAACGGCTGCACTTATCCTTTGACAAGTCGGACGAAAATCCTTTTATATGTGATTTTGATCCGGTGTTTGCTTTATTTGAAAAACTGATCCTAAGCTCCATAGCTGGCAATTCAAAGCCCCTCATTTATATAAATGCATCACTTGTCCAAGATCATCTGTGTATCATTTACCGGGACTCCAAATCAGTCTCAAGCCCGTCAGATTTAGGGCCTGATTTTTTCCTGATAAAAAACCGCCTGGGTGCCAGCGTAGAGTTTAACAAGGCAGATCAACAAGGAGGCTACTACGACATAACCATTCCTTCGGCTAGCTGTTGATCCTGTCTGATGCGGAAAGGCGGTTTATCTTGACATTATGAAACATTTTCCATTTAAAGTTGTTATATCCTGCCTGGTCATCACCCCGATTCTATATACGGTTACCCTTGCCGGATGCCGGGACTATTTGGAAGAAAAATACCGTTTAACAATAGAAAATGAATTCATTGGAAACTCCAATGAACTCTTAAACGGTTCAGTACACATTGAAGACCGGATAGCAAAGAATATCCAGGCCATTTTAAACCGGGACGCTCTGATCCGCATAGCGAAACTTGACCTTGAAGTACAGGTGACAGAAGGCCGGGGAAAAATCATCTATCCCACTTATGTAGGAGCGGACGAATTTCAGGAGGATTCACTGGGCTATTACGATGCCCAGGCAGTTGCAGATAAAAACTTTGCCATTCTTAATTCCGAACTTAAGGTTCATACCGTTCTGCATCTGGATCATGGATCATTTCTTGCGAACCTCATCTTTGCCGCTTACTCCGGTATTTCAATTTTAATCTTTTTTGTATTTTATAGACAGGGTATAAAAAAAGCGAAACAAGAAAGAGACATTAAAAACGCTTTGATCCAGGATTTAAAACAAAACTTAGAAAAAAATGAGATGCGCCATGAACAATTGGAGGAAGATCTTAAACGGGAACGGGCGGAACTATTCAAAAATATAAAGCAATTAGATCAAAAATACCAGTCGGAACAAAAAAAAGCAAAAACAAATGAAGATGAAATGTTTAACGAAATCATCGCCCTTGAAGACCAGCTTAACACATATATCGAATTAAAGGAGCGGCGGGACGTTGAGATAGACGAGCTCAAATCAAATCTTGAAAAGTATGAACGAAGAAAAAGTACGGGAAAATCCAGAAGAGGGGAGTTCGATTTTATATCCAAACGATTCAAGACGCTGTACAAGCAGATTGAAATGAGCCGAAAAGCTTTAGACGGATTTATAACCCTCACCGAAGACCAGCAGATCAAGGCCGAAGAGACCATTCACCAACTGGATCGGGATCCGGGATCAGTCATTGTGAAAAGAAAGGTGTTTTCCGGCAAAAAACATAAAGCCACCTGTTTCGAAATATTGTTTGCATATAACGGCAGGCTTTATTTCATGAATCATCCAAACAAAACCGAAGTGGTGGTGATAGGAACAAAACAGAGCCAAACTAAGGATATGGAATATCTCCATAATTTATAAATGTACAATGAATTTTACAATCTCAAGCGCTCTCCCTTTAAGATCAGTTGTGATCCTGCATTCATGTGGTTCGGGGAAAAACACCAGGAAGCCCTGGCCACGCTTAAGTACGGCATCCTGGACAACAAGGGATTCCTGCTGTTAACCGGGGATGTGGGTACAGGCAAGACTTCCCTGATAAACGCATTACTCCAAAGCTTAGAACAAGATATCATCTATACCTCCGTACCGGACCCGAGCCTGATCAAACTTGATTTTTTTAACTATATTGCCGCATCTTTCGGCATAGATAAAGAGTTTACATCCAAAGGTGCCTTTCTTGCCCATTTTAAAAAGTTTCTGCTCAGTGCCAGCGAAACAAATAAAAAGGTGCTGCTCATTATTGACGAAGCCCAGTTGCTCACCCAGGAAATGCTGGAAGAGATCCGTCTGCTGTCAAATATCGAAAAACCGGATGCAAAACTGATCAATATATTTTTCATCGGACAAAATGAATTCAATGAAATTTTAAACAGGCCCCAGAACCGGGCGGTCCTCCAGCGAATGACCCTTAACTACAACCTGGACCCATTGACCCCGGAGGAAGTGGATGCATACATCCGCCACCGGCTCAAAGTTGCAGGCACACAGGAGCGGCTGTTTGATTGGAATGCGGTTCAGGAAATCTTCCTGTATTCAGGCGGATTCCCAAGACGCATCAATATCTTATGCGATCATTCACTGTTATCCGGATTTGTCAAAGAACAACGGATCATTGATTCAGGCATTGTAAAGGAATGCGCAAAAGAACTGAAAATCCCGGCCCATGTGAGTAACCGTGACATCAATGAATCATTTGAGTCCACGACCCACCATGAAAATAAAAATGATCCTCCGGATGACCCACCGGCCCATGCTTTTGATCAACAACCCTATAGGCAGCAGATCCCAACAGTTCCACAGATGCAAAACCAACAACTATTTTCATGGGACAAGCTGTTAATTTTAATCTTCTTTTTTATTTTTGCCTGGTACTTCATGTTTCCAGACCATTTTCCTTTCATGCGTGCCGAGGAAAAAGTACCGTTTGATAAAAAGCAGGAACGCATAGAAGAACAAGTAACAAATCAAGCGCACCAGCCGCAGAATCAGGCCGTCACCCTGAATCCTGAATACCAGGGTGCCTCGATTCCGTCCAACCCAGAGGGCATCGTTGAAAAAGAAATCCAGGACCAGGCTGAAAAAACTTCAGAAGTCATGTTTACTATTAATACCCCAGAAACAAATACATCACCTGAACGAGACGATCCTTTGCCCCCGCCCCCACTTCCAAGGGATAAAATTACAGTCCGCTTTAAGTACGACGCCAATGATCTTACAGAAGAGGACCTTGACAAGCTTAAAACATTTTCAAAATCTCTGGTTGTTCACCAGGATTCAAGAATTCTCATTACCGGATATACGGATACGATAGGAGATTACGCGTATAATCTAAAATTATCCGAATTCAGAGCCAATATTGTTAAAAGCTTCCTTCTTGGACTGGGCGTCAAAAATCATCAGATGAGAATTCAAGGCAAAGGCGGGCAGAACCCCATTGAAAGCAATGATACGGCATGGGGCCGAAAGATGAACCGCAGGGTTGAAATAGAGGTAATTAAATCCTAATGAATACATCCAACATTACCTGTTCCCGCAAAAAATGGAAAAATATGGATCTGCTGATTCCATATGCAGCACCTTATTTTGCATATGTGGCTTTTTCTTCTGTTCTGCAGAACAAGTTACCTGAAGAAATCATATACATAATGAAGCTGGTAATTGTACCTGGGCTTTTGATATGGGCCTGGAAATGGTACGTTCCTTTAACCGGCCCTAAAAATAAGTGGATATCCTGTTTGTGGGGAATTGTTTTCGGGATCATTGGATTGGTAGTGTGGTGCGGTTTATATGCCCCGTTCACAACCCCTGAAGATGGTGCGCCTTGGTCTGATCTTGGATTTGCCTTAAGGCTTTTGACAGCCGGTTTTGTGGTGCCGGTTTTTGAAGAGTTGTTTATGCGTGGATTTGTCCTCCGGTCGCCTTGCAATGGGATCTTCTACGCAGGCAAAAAACACCAAAACCCTTTTCTGCAGCGCTGGATGAGTCCAGTATTTTTGATGTGGCACCGGGCCAGTGGACCGTTTACGCCATTGGGATTTCAACTATTATTTTTGCTGCAGGCCATGTCGTTGGCGAATGGCCCGCAGCCATTGCCTACGGATTTCTCATGGCCCTTTTGTGGATATTAAGAAAAGATCTGATCTCCTGCATTGTTGCCCACGGGGTAACCAATATCGGGTTAGCCCTTTATGTCTATTACTTCGGGCACTGGGAACTGTGGTAAGGCATAGTTGAAAGAAACATTGATTATCGTCCTTCGGATGGGCTGTTAGCTATTTGCCGTAGGCAATAAAAATCACATTGATAAACCTAAAGAATCACATATGCGTATCACATTAATTCAAAAACATTTGAGAGAGAATCCAAGATCCTGGCTGATCACCGGATGCGCCGGATTTATCGGCTCCAATCTTCTGGAAGCCCTGCTTAAGCTCGGGCAGACAGTGATCGGCCTGGATAATTTTTCAACAGGATTTCAGCATAATCTGGACCAAGTCAAAGAATCCGTAGATCCCGAGGCATGGCAAAACTTTTCTTTTGTCAAAGGGGATATCACCAATGCCGACACCTGCCAGGCTGTTTGCAAAGGGCAGGACTATGTACTACACCAGGCTGCTCTGGGTTCTGTACCCCGGTCTGTTGCCGATCCCCTTACCACCAATGAAAATAACATTACAGGCTTTTTAAACATGCTGACCGCCGCCCGGGACGCGGGCGTAAAACGATTCGTATATGCGGCATCAAGTTCTACCTATGGAGATCATCCAACACTCCCCAAGAAAGAAGAGAATATCGGTAACCCTCTTTCCCCCTATGCCGTAACAAAACTGGTTAATGAACTGTACGCCCGGGTATTTGCTTCCACCTATGGATTTAAAAGCATCGGACTGCGTTATTTTAATGTATTCGGCCGCCGCCAGGATCCTAATGGGGCTTATGCCGCAGTGATTCCGTTATGGTTTGGGGCATTGATCCGTAAAAACACGGTCTATATAAATGGGGACGGTGAAACCAGCCGAGATTTCTGCTTCATCGATAATTGTGTTCAAGCCAATCTGCTGGCAGCAACGGCCGAAGATAACGCCGCAGACCAGGTATACAATGTTGCATTTGGGGAGCGCACTACTTTAAATCAGTTGTTTTCATTGATCCGTGACCGCGTTACCAATGAACTGCCGGACCGCGCTGGTGTAACCGCAGAATACAGGGATTTCAGGCAGGGAGATGTTCGCCACTCCTTAGCCGATATATCCAAAGCCCAAGACCTTTTAGGATACAGCCCACAATACTCGGTTCAGGACGGCCTCGATAAGACAGCGCTCTGGTACATGAACCATTTGAATAACAGCCATAGGCCGACCTGACATATCAGTTGCCAGGCACAGCCCACAACAAAGTTTAAAAGATCTTGGTAACTTACCCAGACTTTCTTATAAATCCGGAAGGAGCATAATGCGTTTTTCCATTGGCATTCTTACAGTCTTATTTTCATTATTAAACTTTTACATCATGCCGGCCGAGGCTTTGTCTCCGAATGAAGTACTTGTCATTGCCAACCGCAATGCCGCTAAAAGCGTAGGTCTTGCCACCTGGTACATGGAGAGACGGCAGATCCCCAAGGAAAATCTGTTGATGGTATTCATAACAGACAAGGAGACCTGTTCTCGTGACGCTTATTTGAAAAAAATCGTTCCCCCTGTCCGCCGCGCCCTGGAAAAAAACCGAAAAATCAATGCGATTGTAACCATGTATGGACTGCCGCTAAGAATTTCCTCTCCAGGGATGACAAAAGGGGAACAAATCCAGATGGACCGATTGACAGAGCAGAAGAAAAAGATTGATGCGCTGAAAGAAGAAATCAGTCAATTAACCGAGGGGCAAAAAAAAACACTGAAGCAGATAAATAAAAAATTCCAACAATTCAAAGCTTCCACGGACAAAGTGGCAGCCCTTGATTCTGAATTAATGCTTGTCAAAAAAGACAATTACAAGCTTAATTTCTGGCTGCCCAATCCTTTTTTCTTGCCATGGCGCTCCCCAAAAACGTCCATCAGCAAATCAGACGTAATCATGGTCAGCCGTCTTGACGGGGCGGACGCAAGTATTGTCAAACGGATTGTAAATGATAGTATTGAAGCAGAAAAAAAGGGATTGTCAGGTACTGCCTACTTTGATGCCAGATGGAAGTATCCGGATCAAAAAAAAGTTTCCGGATATAAACTTTATGATAAATCCATCCATAATGCAGCAAAGCGCCTGAAAAAAGAGGGGGTAAAGGCGGTGTTGGATGATAAGCAGAATTTGTTTCAGCCTGGAGACTGCCCCAATGCTGCACTTTACTGCGGGTGGTACAGTTTAGCCAACTATGTGGATGCCTTTACCTGGGAAAAAGGAGCGGTTGGGTTTCATATTGCAAGCTCGGAATGTATGACTCTAAAACGCAAAGACAGTAATGTATGGTGCAAAAAAATGTTAGATAAGGGCATTGCTGCCACTATTGGTCCTGTTGGAGAGCCTTATGTTCAGTCATTTCCGCTACCGGAAATATTTTTTGATTTTCTATCCCAAGGCAAACTGACCTTGGCCGAATCCTATCTGGTCAGCCTACCGTATCTGTCCTGGAAACAGGTTCTTGTTGGAGACCCTTTGTACCGAATAA
This window of the uncultured Desulfobacter sp. genome carries:
- a CDS encoding TIGR03790 family protein, whose translation is MRFSIGILTVLFSLLNFYIMPAEALSPNEVLVIANRNAAKSVGLATWYMERRQIPKENLLMVFITDKETCSRDAYLKKIVPPVRRALEKNRKINAIVTMYGLPLRISSPGMTKGEQIQMDRLTEQKKKIDALKEEISQLTEGQKKTLKQINKKFQQFKASTDKVAALDSELMLVKKDNYKLNFWLPNPFFLPWRSPKTSISKSDVIMVSRLDGADASIVKRIVNDSIEAEKKGLSGTAYFDARWKYPDQKKVSGYKLYDKSIHNAAKRLKKEGVKAVLDDKQNLFQPGDCPNAALYCGWYSLANYVDAFTWEKGAVGFHIASSECMTLKRKDSNVWCKKMLDKGIAATIGPVGEPYVQSFPLPEIFFDFLSQGKLTLAESYLVSLPYLSWKQVLVGDPLYRIKIHKSNHNTPQMNR
- a CDS encoding CPBP family glutamic-type intramembrane protease — translated: MQWDLLRRQKTPKPFSAALDESSIFDVAPGQWTVYAIGISTIIFAAGHVVGEWPAAIAYGFLMALLWILRKDLISCIVAHGVTNIGLALYVYYFGHWELW
- a CDS encoding AAA family ATPase, producing MYNEFYNLKRSPFKISCDPAFMWFGEKHQEALATLKYGILDNKGFLLLTGDVGTGKTSLINALLQSLEQDIIYTSVPDPSLIKLDFFNYIAASFGIDKEFTSKGAFLAHFKKFLLSASETNKKVLLIIDEAQLLTQEMLEEIRLLSNIEKPDAKLINIFFIGQNEFNEILNRPQNRAVLQRMTLNYNLDPLTPEEVDAYIRHRLKVAGTQERLFDWNAVQEIFLYSGGFPRRINILCDHSLLSGFVKEQRIIDSGIVKECAKELKIPAHVSNRDINESFESTTHHENKNDPPDDPPAHAFDQQPYRQQIPTVPQMQNQQLFSWDKLLILIFFFIFAWYFMFPDHFPFMRAEEKVPFDKKQERIEEQVTNQAHQPQNQAVTLNPEYQGASIPSNPEGIVEKEIQDQAEKTSEVMFTINTPETNTSPERDDPLPPPPLPRDKITVRFKYDANDLTEEDLDKLKTFSKSLVVHQDSRILITGYTDTIGDYAYNLKLSEFRANIVKSFLLGLGVKNHQMRIQGKGGQNPIESNDTAWGRKMNRRVEIEVIKS
- a CDS encoding SDR family oxidoreductase; translation: MRITLIQKHLRENPRSWLITGCAGFIGSNLLEALLKLGQTVIGLDNFSTGFQHNLDQVKESVDPEAWQNFSFVKGDITNADTCQAVCKGQDYVLHQAALGSVPRSVADPLTTNENNITGFLNMLTAARDAGVKRFVYAASSSTYGDHPTLPKKEENIGNPLSPYAVTKLVNELYARVFASTYGFKSIGLRYFNVFGRRQDPNGAYAAVIPLWFGALIRKNTVYINGDGETSRDFCFIDNCVQANLLAATAEDNAADQVYNVAFGERTTLNQLFSLIRDRVTNELPDRAGVTAEYRDFRQGDVRHSLADISKAQDLLGYSPQYSVQDGLDKTALWYMNHLNNSHRPT